One Dethiosulfovibrio salsuginis genomic window carries:
- a CDS encoding coiled-coil domain-containing protein, whose translation MEDNDSLLPGAVLFTETPEEKKLNSDLEILNQSVINYIHRTHQEIDARDKEIEGLKDRLASEEREHHDVKQRFEVLQQDHNNLEIARENCEKSRLRVDQENRDLREELDRTKNSLRAMEGIRKENESLKEERYVLLQEIESLRSEIKKIEGLNSGKVEELQNQFLQERNRMQDIQCSLEDKIRHLNELNAEEALSRERLGREKKQVVDEMERINGEKKEMREQFSRQLSLLQDQLKSSEKRAQENLRELEQKARKELVDLEREKSSRIAVLEKELNQKQREMSLKEHQIAQMESEHSRKLELAKKEFESRLSVELDDIKRKYYFELEKARKGGRWTGDQEDS comes from the coding sequence ATGGAAGATAATGATTCCCTCCTTCCGGGAGCCGTTCTTTTCACCGAGACCCCGGAGGAGAAGAAGCTGAACTCCGATCTAGAGATTCTGAATCAGTCGGTCATAAACTATATTCACAGGACCCATCAGGAGATAGACGCCAGGGACAAGGAAATAGAGGGCCTCAAAGACAGGCTGGCCTCCGAGGAAAGGGAGCACCACGACGTCAAACAGAGATTTGAGGTGCTTCAGCAGGACCACAATAACCTGGAGATCGCCAGGGAAAATTGCGAGAAGAGCCGTCTCAGAGTGGATCAGGAAAACAGAGACCTTCGGGAAGAGCTGGATCGCACTAAAAACTCCCTCCGAGCTATGGAGGGTATAAGGAAGGAAAACGAGTCCCTCAAGGAAGAGCGTTACGTTCTGCTTCAGGAGATAGAGTCCCTCAGAAGCGAGATAAAGAAGATAGAGGGCCTTAACTCAGGAAAAGTAGAGGAGCTCCAGAACCAGTTCCTCCAGGAGAGAAACAGGATGCAGGATATCCAGTGTAGCCTGGAGGACAAGATAAGACATCTCAACGAGCTTAACGCCGAGGAAGCTCTCTCCAGAGAAAGGCTCGGTCGAGAGAAAAAACAGGTTGTCGACGAGATGGAGAGGATAAACGGGGAGAAAAAGGAGATGAGGGAGCAGTTCTCCAGACAGCTCTCCCTTCTTCAGGATCAGCTCAAGTCCTCTGAAAAGCGGGCCCAGGAGAACCTCAGGGAATTAGAGCAGAAGGCTCGTAAGGAACTGGTCGATCTGGAGAGGGAGAAGAGCTCCAGAATCGCCGTGCTGGAAAAGGAACTCAATCAAAAGCAGAGGGAGATGTCCCTTAAGGAACACCAGATAGCCCAGATGGAGTCGGAGCATTCGAGAAAGCTGGAGCTCGCCAAGAAGGAATTCGAGAGCAGGCTTTCCGTGGAGCTCGACGATATCAAGAGGAAATACTATTTCGAGCTTGAGAAGGCTCGAAAAGGCGGGCGGTGGACCGGGGACCAAGAGGATTCATGA
- a CDS encoding ABC transporter ATP-binding protein translates to MIDIGNLRLVLGGKTLYDNLSWRINDGTKVGLVGINGSGKTTLLKVLMGIIERDSGDLSITSGHRIGYLPQDLQELPDIPVIDYIKDRAGIDGLERSLRRAESELASCGEDGQARALERYERAMVAFEAAGGYSFDAMAKKAMKGLGFSPEDPSRPTSQFSGGWKMRVSLAAALLSRPDVLLLDEPTNHLDTESMEWLEGWLKTYPGTVVAISHDRHFMDKIMDSIAELSNKRITLYKGNFSQYLEESAARLDQLERERAKQVEEIEKTKQFIDRFRAKATKATQVQSRIKKLERMELVRIDGPDRTVAISFPSCPRSGHSVVEAENLGKSYGNIDVFGGVDFQITRGEKIALVGVNGAGKSTLSRLIARKERPDSGVIELGHNVSMGFFSQESSNNLDYQNTVWQEIYGASDRMTPEGKRSLLGAFLFSGDDIHKPISVLSGGEKSRVALVKLLLEQTNFLILDEPTNHLDMATKDLFQRALLEYDGTMVIVSHDRYFLDNLVDRVLEIRGGKLYDYPGNYSYFVEKRGQVEDDRPQETEVPSSLSLKDQKRLEAERRNRIYRQTRPMVKEVESLEARISELESRIDEIHSGLCDPEVLENSSMVQNLMVDLKPLEEELRRAMSRWEELMKAIETVEAQA, encoded by the coding sequence ATGATCGATATAGGCAACCTTCGCTTGGTCCTAGGAGGTAAGACCCTCTACGATAACCTGTCCTGGAGGATAAACGACGGTACGAAGGTGGGACTTGTCGGGATTAACGGTTCCGGCAAGACCACCTTGCTTAAGGTCCTTATGGGGATAATAGAGCGAGACTCGGGGGATCTGTCCATCACCTCAGGGCATCGGATAGGCTATCTGCCTCAGGACCTCCAGGAGCTTCCGGATATCCCGGTAATAGATTACATAAAGGATAGAGCGGGCATAGACGGTCTTGAACGCTCCCTCCGGAGGGCGGAGAGCGAACTCGCCTCCTGTGGGGAGGATGGACAGGCCAGGGCTCTTGAGAGGTACGAGAGGGCGATGGTCGCCTTCGAGGCCGCAGGAGGATATTCTTTCGATGCCATGGCGAAAAAGGCGATGAAGGGTCTTGGCTTTTCGCCGGAAGACCCTTCCAGGCCGACCTCCCAGTTCTCCGGAGGGTGGAAGATGAGGGTCTCTCTGGCTGCTGCGCTGTTGTCCAGGCCCGACGTCCTTCTGCTGGACGAGCCCACCAACCACCTCGATACGGAGAGCATGGAGTGGCTTGAGGGATGGCTGAAGACCTATCCGGGAACGGTGGTGGCTATATCCCACGACAGGCACTTTATGGACAAAATAATGGACTCTATCGCCGAGCTCTCCAATAAGAGGATAACCCTTTACAAGGGCAACTTCTCCCAATACCTTGAGGAAAGCGCCGCCAGGCTCGACCAGCTCGAGAGGGAGAGGGCCAAACAGGTGGAGGAGATAGAGAAGACTAAGCAGTTTATAGACCGTTTCAGGGCCAAGGCCACCAAGGCGACCCAGGTTCAAAGCAGGATAAAGAAGCTGGAGCGGATGGAGCTGGTCAGGATAGATGGCCCCGATCGGACCGTGGCTATCTCCTTTCCCTCCTGCCCCAGAAGTGGACATTCGGTGGTGGAGGCCGAAAACCTCGGTAAATCCTACGGAAATATAGATGTTTTCGGGGGAGTCGATTTCCAGATAACCAGAGGCGAAAAGATCGCTTTAGTGGGCGTAAACGGAGCGGGAAAATCGACCCTTTCCAGGCTGATAGCCCGGAAAGAGCGGCCTGACAGCGGGGTTATCGAGCTTGGCCACAACGTCTCGATGGGATTTTTCTCCCAGGAAAGCAGCAACAACCTGGACTACCAAAACACCGTATGGCAGGAGATATACGGGGCTTCCGACAGGATGACCCCTGAGGGCAAGAGATCCCTTCTAGGGGCCTTCCTGTTCTCCGGCGACGATATCCATAAGCCTATCTCCGTCCTGTCGGGAGGGGAAAAGTCCAGAGTTGCTCTGGTTAAGCTCTTGCTGGAACAGACTAATTTCCTTATACTGGACGAGCCCACCAATCACCTGGACATGGCCACAAAGGATCTCTTTCAGAGGGCCCTTTTGGAGTACGACGGGACCATGGTTATAGTTTCCCACGATAGGTATTTTTTGGATAACCTGGTGGACAGGGTCCTTGAAATAAGGGGCGGAAAGCTTTACGATTACCCAGGTAACTACAGCTACTTCGTCGAAAAAAGAGGTCAGGTCGAGGATGATAGGCCCCAAGAGACCGAGGTTCCCTCCTCCTTAAGCCTGAAAGATCAAAAACGGCTGGAGGCGGAGAGGCGAAACCGGATCTACAGACAGACCAGACCGATGGTCAAGGAGGTCGAGTCCCTTGAGGCCCGTATCTCCGAGCTGGAGTCGAGGATCGACGAGATCCACAGCGGTCTGTGCGACCCAGAGGTCCTGGAGAATTCCTCTATGGTCCAAAACCTCATGGTGGACCTTAAACCACTGGAAGAAGAGCTTCGCCGGGCTATGTCCCGGTGGGAGGAGCTTATGAAGGCTATAGAGACCGTCGAGGCCCAGGCCTGA
- a CDS encoding FKBP-type peptidyl-prolyl cis-trans isomerase, whose amino-acid sequence MNKATEGCKVKVHYTGTLEDGTVFDSSLEREPLAFTVGAGQLIAGFDQGVVGMVEGEEKTIVIPADMAYGEVREDLVFSVPKENMPEDYVPSVGDQLAVTSSDGQPFPVTIKEIDEETVTLDGNHALAGKDLTFAVKMIEVLSA is encoded by the coding sequence ATGAACAAAGCTACCGAAGGATGCAAAGTCAAGGTACACTACACAGGAACCCTCGAGGACGGGACGGTTTTCGACTCGTCTTTGGAGAGAGAGCCCTTGGCTTTCACCGTAGGGGCCGGTCAGTTGATAGCCGGATTCGATCAGGGTGTGGTCGGTATGGTCGAGGGAGAGGAAAAGACCATCGTGATTCCCGCCGATATGGCCTACGGAGAGGTCCGAGAGGATCTTGTCTTCTCAGTGCCTAAGGAGAATATGCCCGAGGACTACGTTCCCTCCGTGGGAGATCAGCTTGCGGTGACCAGCAGCGACGGTCAGCCTTTCCCCGTCACGATCAAGGAGATAGACGAGGAGACGGTGACCCTGGACGGCAACCACGCTCTGGCGGGAAAAGATCTCACCTTTGCGGTAAAAATGATCGAGGTCCTCTCGGCTTAG
- a CDS encoding ABC transporter permease, with product MGFRSLWLKFAIPVGIVAVWAGGSYFQVWNSYVIPPPSRVLSSMWSMTLNGSLVGHLYASSLRVVGGFLIAASLAIPLGFALGLSRPLEVWLKSTLDFLRHVPPLAIMPMVILWFGIGETSKVVVVFMATFFPILLNTQGGVAGCDPKLMEVGKAFGLSRKERFRRILVPSALPSILLGMRLGLSYSWRSLIGAELIAAASGIGYVIHDAEQLSRSDVIIVGVLLLGIAGSLSDRFFSILSRRLAPWSGGNIREL from the coding sequence ATGGGTTTTAGGTCTTTATGGCTCAAGTTCGCTATTCCCGTGGGTATAGTCGCTGTTTGGGCTGGAGGTTCCTATTTTCAGGTCTGGAACAGCTACGTGATACCCCCTCCTAGTAGGGTTCTGTCGTCCATGTGGTCCATGACCCTGAACGGTAGCCTTGTGGGCCATCTCTACGCCAGTTCTTTAAGGGTTGTCGGAGGTTTTTTAATCGCCGCCTCTCTGGCTATCCCTTTAGGGTTTGCTTTAGGGCTGTCCCGTCCTTTGGAGGTGTGGCTGAAGTCGACTCTGGACTTTTTAAGACACGTTCCACCTCTGGCAATAATGCCCATGGTGATACTGTGGTTCGGCATAGGTGAGACCTCTAAGGTGGTTGTGGTGTTCATGGCGACCTTCTTTCCTATTCTGCTTAACACCCAGGGGGGAGTTGCAGGGTGCGACCCTAAGCTCATGGAGGTAGGCAAGGCCTTTGGCCTGTCCCGTAAGGAGCGTTTTAGACGTATACTGGTGCCCTCGGCCCTTCCCTCTATTTTGCTCGGCATGAGGCTCGGGCTGAGCTATAGTTGGAGGTCCCTCATAGGGGCGGAGCTAATCGCCGCCGCCTCGGGCATCGGCTACGTTATTCACGACGCAGAGCAGCTGTCCAGGTCCGACGTCATAATAGTTGGGGTCCTTCTTTTGGGGATAGCGGGAAGCCTGTCGGATAGGTTTTTTTCAATCCTTTCCCGACGTCTGGCCCCCTGGAGTGGAGGGAATATTCGTGAGCTGTGA
- a CDS encoding ABC transporter ATP-binding protein, whose product MSCEITSASKGYRLGAKGKVDALKDVTLSFPEGSLSVILGRSGCGKTTLLRVMAGLEKLDSGSVKMGSGKVGMVFQEPRLMPWLSVRENVELVIDDDQRRSQKAMACLHTVGLSDFADGMPNQLSGGMAQRVALARALGFDPDLILLDEPFGALDYFTRKALQEELTSIVRSRKLTTLFVTHDVDEAISIGSRLIVMDGGKVVSVLESLDGRSMSPQDREDLRELILSLIGGKNRDLSVLSKGA is encoded by the coding sequence GTGAGCTGTGAGATAACTTCCGCCAGCAAGGGTTATCGATTAGGGGCAAAGGGCAAGGTTGACGCCCTTAAAGACGTCACTTTGTCCTTTCCCGAGGGGTCCTTATCGGTCATCCTCGGCAGGAGCGGCTGTGGGAAGACCACGTTGCTGAGGGTGATGGCGGGCCTTGAGAAGCTCGACTCCGGCTCGGTCAAGATGGGCAGTGGAAAGGTGGGAATGGTCTTTCAGGAGCCACGGCTCATGCCCTGGCTTTCGGTCAGGGAAAACGTCGAGCTTGTCATCGACGACGATCAACGTCGATCCCAAAAGGCTATGGCCTGTCTCCATACCGTCGGCCTTTCCGACTTCGCCGACGGCATGCCGAATCAGCTGTCCGGGGGAATGGCACAGAGGGTGGCCCTGGCCAGGGCACTGGGCTTTGACCCCGACCTTATCCTGCTGGATGAGCCCTTCGGAGCGCTGGACTACTTCACCAGAAAAGCCCTTCAGGAGGAGCTTACGTCCATAGTGAGATCCAGAAAACTCACCACCCTTTTCGTGACCCACGACGTCGACGAGGCCATTTCCATAGGCTCTCGGCTGATCGTAATGGACGGAGGAAAGGTTGTATCGGTTTTAGAGTCCCTGGACGGACGGTCTATGTCCCCTCAGGACAGGGAGGATCTCAGAGAGCTGATATTGAGCCTTATCGGAGGTAAAAATCGGGACCTGTCGGTCCTGTCGAAGGGAGCTTGA